A genomic stretch from Malus domestica chromosome 15, GDT2T_hap1 includes:
- the LOC103425010 gene encoding heat stress transcription factor A-2-like, with the protein MVVPDGGESSGGGDGDGTPSRPLSSKTQFPKTSNGLKQSENELDQVKEEVTELKKELKALTSSKGGNFDLSSSSPSSAAPPNPAAELLHVKEETVDVVVVEDDDFDGGDHVNTINGCGGDFGSSSMELPKPMEGLRKVGPPPFLNKTFQMVDDPETDSVVSWSDTRQSFIVWDLYEFSRTLLPKYFKHNNISSFIRQLNTYGFKKVDPDRWEFASEGFQGGKKHLLKNIKRRRRYNKKPTPVAAHSTKARLEAEIESLKKDQDFLRLEILNLRQQQKYSQHQLTAVEQRIRSSVCKQQSMLFFLTKTAMNPIFVQQLMLKRVIKRELDGGDLSKRRRLSPAQDIESFDEWINASLSFDCGGQIEEELVPMQSALAEQISEGIASKQNETPLSSPKVDKSCHAGQDLNPCVMAGTSSSEDVPSAYDDMSDKFLEEYIVFNDECALNDSSLYQELEDLIVKPCDWSAYVSNSLVEQAGCIGSVP; encoded by the exons ATGGTGGTTCCCGACGGTGGTGAAAGTTCTGGCGGTGGAGACGGTGATGGGACGCCTTCCCGGCCATTGTCGTCGAAAACCCAGTTTCCAAAAACCAGcaatggtttgaaacaatcagAGAACGAGCTTGATCAAGTCAAAGAAGAAGTGACCGAACTGAAAAAAGAGCTAAAGGCATTGACCTCTTCCAAAGGCGGAAACTTTGACCTCTCGTCTTCCTCGCCTTCCTCCGCCGCTCCGCCGAACCCAGCGGCGGAATTGCTCCACGTGAAGGAAGAAACAGtagatgttgtggttgtggagGATGATGACTTCGACGGTGGAGACCACGTCAACACCATCAACGGCTGTGGTGGTGATTTTGGGTCTTCTTCCATGGAGCTGCCTAAACCCATGGAGGGTTTGCGCAAGGTGGGCCCACCGCCGTTCTTGAACAAGACTTTTCAGATGGTGGACGACCCGGAAACCGATTCCGTCGTTTCGTGGAGTGATACTCGGCAGAGCTTCATTGTTTGGGACTTGTACGAATTCTCCAGGACTCTCCTGCCCAAATACTTCAAGCACAACAATATCTCAAGCTTTATTCGCCAGCTCAACACTTAC GGATTCAAAAAGGTTGATCCGGACAGGTGGGAGTTTGCAAGTGAAGGGTTCCAGGGTGGGAAGAAGCACTTGCTGAAGAACatcaagagaagaagaaggtatAACAAGAAGCCGACCCCAGTCGCTGCCCATTCAACCAAAGCCAGGTTGGAAGCCGAAATTGAGTCCCTAAAAAAAGACCAGGACTTTTTGAGGTTGGAAATCTTGAATCTCAGACAACAGCAAAAGTACTCTCAGCATCAACTGACTGCGGTTGAACAACGAATTCGAAGTTCCGTGTGTAAGCAGCAAAGTATGCTCTTTTTCCTCACCAAAACCGCCATGAATCCCATTTTTGTGCAGCAGCTAATGCTGAAGAGAGTGATAAAGAGAGAGTTGGATGGAGGTGATCTAAGCAAGAGAAGGAGATTGTCCCCGGCCCAAGACATCGAAAGCTTTGATGAGTGGATAAATGCCAGCCTCAGTTTTGATTGTGGAGGCCAAATTGAGGAAGAACTGGTGCCTATGCAGTCTGCACTTGCTGAACAAATCTCAGAGGGAATTGCTTCCAAACAAAATGAAACCCCGTTATCATCTCCCAAAGTTGATAAATCATGTCATGCAGGTCAAGATCTAAATCCTTGTGTGATGGCCGGAACAAGCAGCTCGGAGGATGTGCCCTCTGCTTATGATGACATGTCCGATAAATTTCTGGAGGAGTATATAGTTTTCAATGATGAATGTGCACTGAACGACTCCAGTTTATACCAAGAATTGGAGGATTTGATTGTCAAGCCGTGCGATTGGAGCGCGTATGTGAGTAACTCCTTGGTGGAGCAAGCTGGTTGCATTGGCTCAGTGCCTTGA